Proteins co-encoded in one Corvus moneduloides isolate bCorMon1 chromosome 7, bCorMon1.pri, whole genome shotgun sequence genomic window:
- the CD28 gene encoding T-cell-specific surface glycoprotein CD28 translates to MLLGILVVLCFIPTADVTENKILVAQHPLLIVANQTATLVCNYKYNGTGKEFRASLHKGTDSSVEVCFISWNTTKISSNSNKEFNCQGDHDKDKVIFNLWNMNANQTDIYFCKIEVMYPPPYVYNEKSNGTVIHVKETPPQIQEPQSAIPLWILATVTGILAFYSMLITAVFINYWQKSKKNMYHQSDYMNMTPRHPPYQKNKGYPSYAPTRDYTAYRSWQP, encoded by the exons aaaacaagattttagTGGCTCAGCATCCTTTGCTCATCGTAGCTAACCAAACTGCAACTCTAGTTTGTAACTACAAATACAATGGGACAGGGAAGGAATTTCGAGCTTCGCTACACAAAGGAACGGACAGTTCAGTTGAAGTTTGCTTTATTTCATGGAACACGACCAAAATTAGCAGCAATTCAAATAAAGAATTCAACTGCCAAGGGGATCATGATAAAGACAAAGTCATCTTCAATCTTTGGAACATGAATGCCAACCAAACTGACATCTACTTCTGCAAAATTGAGGTCATGTATCCACCCCCATACGTCTACAATGAGAAGAGCAATGGGACTGTTATTCACGTGAAAG AGACACCCCCCCAAATACAAGAGCCTCAGTCGGCAATTCCTTTGTGGATTCTGGCAACAGTGACTGGAATTCTTGCATTCTACAGCATGCTAATAACTGCAGTTTTTATTAACTACTGG CAAAAATCCAAAAAGAACATGTACCATCAGAGTGACTACATGAACATGACTCCCCGGCACCCGCCATACCAGAAGAACAAGGGTTACCCGTCCTATGCGCCAACACGGGACTACACCGCCTATCGGTCCTGGCAGCCCTGA